Below is a genomic region from Candidatus Binataceae bacterium.
CCTGATCACTGCGCATCGCAGTCTGAACGACCTCGCCGACGTCTTTGCGATGATGGACCGCGGCACGGTCCTCAAGTGCGCGGTAGTCCCCTAGGCAACAAAATGAGTAAGCGCAGATGAGTGAGCTTGCAGAAGTGGTCTCCGAAACCCTGAGCGCGTCAGCCTACCCCCGCGAGGAGGCGCTGGCGAAGCTCGACTACGCGATCGAACGCGCGCAGCGCTCACTTATCGAAAAGCAGGACGCCGAGGGCTACTGGCACGCGCCGCTGGAAGCAAACGCGGAGATGAACGCCGAGTTCATCATCTTCAATCACTTCATGGACACGGTGGACGTCGAGCAGGAAGCGAAGCTCAAGAAGCTTTTGCTCGATCAACAGAACGCCGACGGCAGTTGGAGCCTGTTTCCGGAGGGACCAGGCCATCTTTCGACTTCGATCGAAGTGTACTTCGCCCTAAAGCTCGCCGGCATGCGTGCGGGCGACGAGCCCATGATGCAGGCGCGGCGCTGGATTTTGTCGCAAGGCGGAATCGAGAACTGCGGTACCCTGGCGCGCTTCTATCTAGCGGCGATGGATCAGGTTCCCTGGGACGCAACGGCGTCCGTGCCGGTCGAAGTAGCGCTGCTGCCGAACTGGTTTCCGTTCAACATGTACGAACTCTCGTCTTGGGCCCGGGGCACGACTTTCGCGCTCATGATTCTGCAGGCGACACGGCCAGTGGTCAAAGTAAGTTATCAGGAAGGAGTCCTCGAGCTGTACATCCAGCCGCCGCATTTCACCAGGTTCAAGCAGCCTCCCCCCAAGCGCGCGCTTTCGCTGCGCACCGTGTTCAACCTGATCGACAAAGTGCTGCGCATCTATGACCATCACAACCTCAAAGGGTTGCGCGCCCGAGCGCTTGCTTACGCCGAAAATTGGATCGTGGAACATCAGGACGCCAACGGCTCGTGGGGCGGGATCCAGCCGTGCTACCTGCTGAGCGCGATGGCCCTGAAAGCGCTCGGCTATCGCAATCATCATCCGGTGCTGAAAAAAGCGATCGACGCCTCCCGGGAGCTGGTCTGGGACCTCGGCGACGCCCTACTCGTCATGCCGTGTGTATCCCCCAACTGGGACACTGCGTTGGCGGCCAAGGCGCTCATCGACTCGGGCATCCCCGGAGATCACCCGGCGCTGCGCGGTGCCGCCCGCTGGCTGGTCGAACATCAGATTTTCAGGCGCGGCGACTGGTCGATAAAGCGGCCGTCTCTGGATCCGGGGGGATGGGCCTTTCAATTTTACAACGATTGGTATCCGGACGTGGATGATTCGGCCGTCATCCTGATGGTGATTGCGGAAGCCGCGTGCGACGACTCGGCGCGACGTGAACGTGCGATCACCTGCGGCGCCACCTGGGTCATGGGGATGCAATCGAAAGACGGCGGCTTTGCGGCCTTCGATGTTGACAACGATTCGCATTGGCTCAACAGCCTGCCGCTCGCCGACGTGGAAGCCGTGACCGACCCCTCCTGCGCCGATTTAACCGGCCGTGTGCTCGAGATGATGGCGGCCGTCGGCTACCAGCAGGACCATCCGGTCGCGCGCCGCTCAATCGAGTGGTTGCGCCGCAACCAGCAGGCGGATGGTGCGTGGTGGGGACGGTGGGGCGTTGCATATGTCTACGGCACCTTCTCCGCTCTGTCGGGTTTGCACGCCATCGGGTACGACATGAAACAGCCTTGGATCCAGCGTGCGGTCGATTGGCTTAAGTCCAAGCAGAATCCAGACGGGGGATGGGGCGAAAGCCCGCTTGCCGACCGGGATCCCTCCTGGCACGGTCGCGGCACCAGCACCGCATCGCAAACGGCATGGGGGATTATCGGTTTACTGGCCGGCGAAGATGGGGCAGGCGAGCAGGTGCTGCGCGGAGTGCAGTGGCTGGTCGAGCGCCAGAACGAGAACGGCGCTTGGGAAGAAAACGAGTTCACCGGCACTGGGTTCCCCGGACATTTTTATCTGCGCTACTGGCTATACTCGCACTACTTCCCGTTGATGGCATTGGGGCGCTTCCGCGCACGGATGAAGGAGACGGTGTCCAAATAAAGCCGGTCGCCGCGCGATGAAGACCCTTTCTATACTATGTTCGACCGGATCCGTTGGGGTAACCACGCTCGAGGTGGTGAGCCGCTTTCCGGATCGCTTTCGGGTTGTTGCCCTGGCCGCGGGCCACAACCTCGACCTGCTGCTGGAGCAGATTGTCAGGTTCGATCCGGAATTGGTCTCGGTTGCGACCGTCGACCTGGCGGGCGAACTTCGCGCGCGCCTGGGAACCCGGAAAGTTGAAATCGTTCATGGTCTCGACGGGGCCTGCACGGTTGCGACGCATCGCGACGCCCAGCTCGTGGTGTCAGCGCTGGTGGGCGCGTTGGGATTGCGCCCGACCTTGGCTGCTATCCAGTCCGGCAAAGATATCGCCTTTGCAAACAAGGAAGTTCTGGTAATCGCGGGAGAA
It encodes:
- the shc gene encoding squalene--hopene cyclase, whose translation is MSELAEVVSETLSASAYPREEALAKLDYAIERAQRSLIEKQDAEGYWHAPLEANAEMNAEFIIFNHFMDTVDVEQEAKLKKLLLDQQNADGSWSLFPEGPGHLSTSIEVYFALKLAGMRAGDEPMMQARRWILSQGGIENCGTLARFYLAAMDQVPWDATASVPVEVALLPNWFPFNMYELSSWARGTTFALMILQATRPVVKVSYQEGVLELYIQPPHFTRFKQPPPKRALSLRTVFNLIDKVLRIYDHHNLKGLRARALAYAENWIVEHQDANGSWGGIQPCYLLSAMALKALGYRNHHPVLKKAIDASRELVWDLGDALLVMPCVSPNWDTALAAKALIDSGIPGDHPALRGAARWLVEHQIFRRGDWSIKRPSLDPGGWAFQFYNDWYPDVDDSAVILMVIAEAACDDSARRERAITCGATWVMGMQSKDGGFAAFDVDNDSHWLNSLPLADVEAVTDPSCADLTGRVLEMMAAVGYQQDHPVARRSIEWLRRNQQADGAWWGRWGVAYVYGTFSALSGLHAIGYDMKQPWIQRAVDWLKSKQNPDGGWGESPLADRDPSWHGRGTSTASQTAWGIIGLLAGEDGAGEQVLRGVQWLVERQNENGAWEENEFTGTGFPGHFYLRYWLYSHYFPLMALGRFRARMKETVSK